The proteins below are encoded in one region of Sedimentibacter sp. zth1:
- the tig gene encoding trigger factor — protein MNAKIIKKEKNIVSIEFAVSSENFGKAIDKAYFKLRNKVAIKGFRKGKAPKHIIEKMYGKNVFYDDAMDIVLYEEYPTVIKELDLNPINKPQIDVKEIEEGKDVIFTADIEVMPEVELGQYKGIEIEKSEYNVTDEDVEKEISSIQEKNARMIEVKDRDVKDGDTLTIDYTGFTGDVQFEGGTAQNQTLVIGSKTFIPGFEEQLIGKKIDEEVKVNVTFPEEYNAKELAGKDATFKVIIHEIKEKELPNLDDEFAKDVSEFDTLDELKVDTRTSLEKEAKEKEITDNNNKAVEKVVNDSNVEVPEVLVDREIEYQAKNYEQQFRSQGFAGKEVEDIISNLVKQYKENYKEQAVFNVKTDMVLNAIIEKENIEVTEEELNEELKKLAEAYKIEDDKFEGFKESVLGSSKEYIEESIQKRKIVDMIVNEAKFVTK, from the coding sequence ATGAACGCAAAAATAATCAAAAAAGAAAAAAATATAGTATCAATTGAGTTCGCTGTTTCTAGTGAAAATTTCGGAAAGGCAATTGATAAAGCATATTTTAAACTAAGAAATAAAGTAGCTATAAAAGGATTTAGAAAAGGTAAAGCACCTAAACACATTATAGAAAAAATGTATGGGAAAAATGTGTTCTATGATGATGCTATGGATATAGTTTTATATGAAGAATATCCAACAGTTATAAAAGAATTAGATTTAAATCCAATTAACAAACCACAAATAGACGTTAAAGAGATAGAAGAAGGCAAAGATGTAATATTTACTGCTGATATCGAAGTTATGCCTGAAGTTGAATTAGGACAATACAAAGGTATTGAAATAGAAAAATCTGAATATAACGTAACTGATGAAGATGTTGAAAAAGAAATTAGTAGTATTCAAGAAAAAAATGCAAGAATGATTGAAGTTAAAGATAGAGATGTTAAAGATGGAGATACATTAACGATTGATTATACAGGATTTACAGGAGATGTTCAATTTGAAGGTGGCACAGCGCAAAATCAAACATTAGTAATTGGTTCTAAGACTTTCATACCTGGATTTGAAGAACAACTAATAGGTAAGAAAATTGATGAAGAAGTAAAAGTAAATGTAACTTTCCCAGAAGAATATAATGCAAAAGAATTAGCTGGAAAAGATGCAACATTTAAAGTAATCATTCATGAAATAAAAGAAAAAGAATTACCTAATTTAGATGATGAATTTGCTAAAGATGTTAGTGAATTTGATACACTAGATGAATTGAAAGTTGACACTAGAACATCTTTAGAGAAAGAGGCTAAAGAAAAAGAAATAACTGATAACAACAATAAGGCAGTTGAAAAAGTTGTAAATGATTCAAACGTTGAAGTTCCTGAAGTATTAGTTGATAGAGAAATTGAATATCAAGCTAAAAACTATGAACAACAATTCCGTTCTCAAGGTTTTGCTGGAAAAGAAGTTGAAGATATAATAAGTAATTTGGTTAAGCAATATAAAGAAAATTATAAAGAGCAAGCAGTTTTCAATGTTAAAACTGATATGGTTTTAAATGCTATCATTGAAAAAGAAAATATAGAAGTTACTGAAGAAGAATTAAATGAAGAACTTAAAAAGTTAGCAGAAGCTTATAAAATTGAAGATGATAAATTTGAAGGTTTCAAAGAAAGCGTACTAGGTTCAAGCAAAGAATATATTGAAGAAAGTATACAAAAAAGAAAAATAGTTGATATGATAGTTAATGAAGCAAAATTTGTAACTAAATAA
- a CDS encoding GNAT family N-acetyltransferase has translation MNLSIYENRIKHLGSVVLKTERLYLRKFSVDDAGKMFNNWAADEDVSKYTLWRPNKTVAETREYLRDWVDKYQFNEYYHWGIVVTETDELIGSISISSINNFLKTCNVGYTISKKYWNKGIATEALRKVLDYMVNIVGMEKIFAYHDVENKASGRVMQKCGMKYIKRKKKIFLNTLKTVIVCDYYCFYA, from the coding sequence ATGAATTTATCTATTTATGAAAATAGAATAAAGCATTTAGGTTCTGTTGTTTTAAAAACAGAACGTTTATACTTAAGAAAATTTAGTGTAGACGATGCAGGTAAAATGTTCAATAATTGGGCAGCAGATGAGGATGTTTCCAAATATACATTGTGGAGACCAAATAAAACCGTTGCGGAGACAAGAGAATATCTAAGAGATTGGGTTGATAAATACCAATTTAATGAGTATTATCATTGGGGCATAGTAGTTACTGAAACAGATGAATTAATTGGTTCAATTTCTATTTCTTCAATTAATAATTTTTTGAAAACTTGCAATGTTGGATATACAATAAGTAAAAAATACTGGAATAAAGGAATAGCTACAGAGGCATTAAGAAAAGTTTTAGACTATATGGTTAATATAGTTGGAATGGAAAAAATATTTGCTTATCATGACGTAGAAAATAAAGCTTCGGGAAGAGTAATGCAGAAATGTGGTATGAAATATATCAAAAGAAAGAAGAAAATATTTCTTAATACTTTAAAAACTGTGATAGTATGTGATTATTACTGTTTTTATGCATAA
- a CDS encoding sigma-70 family RNA polymerase sigma factor produces MLMNQDEFLNRVGNVKIRLYKIAYMYLNDEQSALDAVQEAIYLALKSLRKLKQTEYFKTWITRILINECLKELRHRKRIHFIDDFKTVLKGSYDYNYDNLPLKEAIKALPNNLKSIVILKYFCGYTLEETSQFLNIPLGTVATRHRKSLGILKLNLKEEDNYE; encoded by the coding sequence ATGTTGATGAATCAAGACGAGTTTCTTAACAGAGTAGGAAATGTAAAAATCAGACTATATAAAATTGCGTACATGTATTTAAATGATGAACAATCAGCCTTAGATGCAGTTCAGGAAGCTATATATCTTGCACTTAAATCGCTAAGGAAACTGAAGCAAACTGAATATTTCAAAACATGGATTACAAGAATTTTAATCAATGAATGTTTAAAAGAATTAAGACATAGAAAAAGAATTCACTTTATTGATGATTTTAAAACGGTATTAAAGGGTAGCTATGACTATAACTATGATAATCTTCCACTTAAAGAAGCTATAAAAGCTTTGCCCAACAATTTAAAATCAATTGTTATATTAAAATATTTTTGTGGATATACACTTGAAGAAACTTCACAGTTTCTAAATATTCCCTTAGGTACTGTTGCTACAAGGCATCGTAAAAGTCTTGGCATATTAAAGCTTAATCTTAAGGAGGAGGATAATTATGAATAG
- a CDS encoding DUF4179 domain-containing protein, giving the protein MNRENEFTEILTELDSIPKELDNIELNTLDKYKKNKNVKKMTLIPLGSVACILLIFTLLINTSMTIAFAISDITVLKDISRLLTFSPSIKSAVENDYIQYINIGKTQNDITVTIDYLIVDEQQLNIFYTITSDKYKEFQSQTEFSTSDANKKLKFGFTDISEAYSDYKNTGNIVFDFSENNRVNENLIFKFTVKERENKNYNRYDFIENNNSSESNDIKNENIITEISLPLKYDTSKIAKTKTIMINKEIIIENQKMTILSADITPTKLNIKFSCDNENSSIISGLKYYLIDNCNNKYDKISNGTVSKSDLNRNLVEIRAESPYFYKCEQLKLVITDVSLIEKNKQKVEINLNDKGFEVVKDYIRYENYANVDGYAFITFSAPVVEGHFGQIGIGSEFYDKNNNECTIIQVSHDGGGYFDFNTNENIRNKDRLFETVVLDNFTGNTIYVYPNFTTKAKFSNPISIDIIYN; this is encoded by the coding sequence ATGAATAGAGAAAATGAATTTACAGAAATTTTAACAGAGCTTGATTCTATACCCAAAGAACTTGATAATATAGAATTAAATACATTAGATAAATACAAAAAAAATAAAAATGTAAAGAAAATGACACTAATACCTTTAGGAAGTGTAGCATGTATATTACTAATTTTTACACTGTTAATTAATACATCTATGACAATTGCTTTTGCCATTTCTGATATAACTGTGTTAAAAGATATTTCAAGATTATTAACATTTTCACCATCAATAAAATCAGCTGTAGAAAATGATTATATACAATATATTAATATAGGTAAAACACAAAATGACATTACAGTTACAATTGACTATTTAATTGTTGACGAACAACAGCTAAATATATTTTATACAATAACCTCAGATAAGTATAAGGAATTTCAGAGTCAAACTGAATTTTCTACATCAGATGCAAATAAAAAACTTAAATTTGGTTTCACAGATATTTCAGAAGCATATTCAGATTACAAAAATACAGGAAATATAGTATTTGATTTTTCAGAAAATAATAGAGTTAATGAAAATTTAATTTTTAAGTTTACTGTTAAAGAAAGAGAAAACAAAAATTATAATCGTTATGATTTTATTGAAAATAACAATTCTTCTGAATCTAATGATATTAAAAATGAAAATATAATTACCGAAATCTCATTACCTTTAAAGTATGATACATCAAAAATAGCCAAAACCAAAACTATTATGATAAATAAAGAAATAATTATTGAAAATCAAAAGATGACAATTTTGTCTGCTGACATAACACCAACAAAGTTAAATATTAAATTTAGCTGTGATAATGAAAACAGTTCAATAATAAGTGGACTTAAATATTATTTAATAGATAATTGCAATAATAAATATGATAAAATTTCAAATGGTACAGTCAGTAAATCTGATCTTAATAGAAACCTCGTTGAAATTAGAGCGGAAAGTCCGTATTTCTATAAGTGTGAGCAATTAAAACTTGTAATAACTGATGTTTCACTAATTGAAAAAAACAAACAAAAAGTCGAAATAAATCTTAATGACAAAGGCTTTGAAGTAGTTAAAGATTATATAAGATATGAAAACTATGCAAATGTAGATGGTTACGCGTTTATCACTTTTTCTGCACCAGTAGTAGAAGGTCATTTCGGACAAATTGGAATAGGTTCAGAATTCTATGATAAAAATAATAATGAGTGCACTATTATACAAGTAAGCCATGATGGAGGCGGTTATTTTGATTTTAATACAAATGAGAATATAAGAAATAAAGATAGGTTATTTGAAACTGTTGTGCTTGATAATTTCACGGGTAACACTATATATGTTTATCCAAATTTTACAACAAAAGCGAAATTTTCTAATCCCATATCAATTGATATTATATACAATTAG
- a CDS encoding hydrolase, which produces MEIVTRDQALQLLRKYNKEDFHILHALTVEGVMSYFANELGFKDEKNYWGLVGLLHDIDFESYPDEHCQKAKELLKEINASDNFIKSICSHGFGLCSEIKPEHIMEKVLFATDELTGLIGAAVRMRPSKSVMDMELPSLKKKFKDKKFAAGCSRDVIKQGAEMLGWDLDKLLQNTLDAMKSCEETINNSINN; this is translated from the coding sequence ATGGAGATAGTTACAAGAGATCAAGCTTTACAATTGTTAAGGAAGTATAATAAGGAAGATTTTCATATATTACATGCATTAACAGTCGAAGGTGTAATGAGTTATTTTGCTAATGAGCTTGGATTTAAGGATGAAAAAAATTATTGGGGTTTAGTTGGATTATTGCATGATATTGATTTTGAAAGTTACCCTGATGAACATTGTCAAAAGGCAAAAGAATTATTGAAAGAGATAAATGCAAGTGATAATTTTATAAAATCAATATGTAGTCATGGTTTTGGGTTATGTTCAGAGATAAAGCCTGAACATATTATGGAAAAAGTGTTATTTGCGACAGATGAGCTTACAGGACTTATTGGTGCAGCTGTAAGAATGAGACCTTCAAAGAGCGTTATGGATATGGAGTTGCCAAGCTTAAAGAAAAAGTTTAAAGATAAAAAATTTGCTGCAGGATGTTCTAGAGATGTCATAAAACAAGGAGCAGAAATGCTTGGATGGGATTTAGATAAGCTGTTACAAAATACATTAGATGCTATGAAAAGCTGCGAAGAAACGATAAATAATAGCATAAACAATTAA
- a CDS encoding GPP34 family phosphoprotein gives MDIAITNQFLLLSINKERNPDSLFNQATIVALMSLGLYELEKNKVIEVLNGDGDKSDLAFSIIKPLPDNLKYLSIIYQVLLDSKKKTVAEVTSMFFLNFKKQYFDNFSKNLISDLVNEGVLQEYKKAGMFGIEKSKFKVNQASVEEIISKIKSNVFEEKVKDYDMIILARLLDKTDLIYQYFPNKECKIIKEKVTNAMENSDNIVVLRTLKTIDNLFCIILAIITTVIL, from the coding sequence ATGGATATTGCAATAACAAACCAGTTTCTTTTACTTTCAATAAATAAAGAAAGGAATCCTGATTCATTATTTAATCAGGCTACCATTGTTGCTTTAATGTCATTGGGATTATATGAGCTTGAAAAAAATAAAGTTATTGAAGTTTTAAATGGTGATGGAGATAAAAGTGATTTAGCTTTTTCAATAATTAAACCTTTACCAGATAACTTGAAATACTTAAGTATTATTTATCAAGTATTACTGGATTCTAAGAAAAAAACTGTTGCTGAAGTTACTTCTATGTTTTTTTTGAACTTTAAAAAACAGTATTTTGATAATTTCAGTAAAAATTTAATTTCAGATCTAGTTAATGAAGGAGTATTACAAGAGTATAAAAAAGCAGGAATGTTTGGTATTGAAAAATCTAAATTTAAAGTTAATCAAGCGTCAGTTGAAGAAATAATTAGCAAAATAAAATCAAATGTATTTGAAGAAAAGGTAAAAGATTATGATATGATTATACTAGCGAGGTTACTAGATAAAACAGATCTTATATATCAATATTTTCCCAATAAAGAGTGCAAAATAATAAAAGAGAAAGTAACTAATGCAATGGAAAACAGTGATAATATTGTTGTTTTAAGAACGTTGAAAACAATTGATAATTTGTTTTGTATTATTTTAGCAATTATAACTACAGTCATATTATAA
- a CDS encoding glutamate synthase-related protein — translation MTYSPSLSSGFEFTKNRSNFISPQSGMCSFCTEECLGTCDIGLSAVLGAQTVYPTTTGTNQIASEKDYPLDYSCFNINGRVFGAIGANETYEEATIYNVKLEREYGSLNKVKMAIPIILPALIKLNWKDYFGGAAMAGVTCVVGENARNKDENLVIENGKIKEFPFIGQVLDSFNMYYRGYGQIVVQCNVEDDMLGVPEIAISKYGAKAIELKFGQSAKGTQPAIKLKNLEAAMKAHNSGEIVYPNPADKDVQKSYDDGVCPNFYSYSRLPLWNEDFLHKRIRELREMGAQNIYFKMAGYDKVDIERVLRIASNERVDMITFDGAGGGSGYSPCKMMNEWSLPTVCLEDTVVKIIKKMKAEEIEIPAITITGGFSSEDQVFKALAYGENNITSIGLCRASMAAAMTSKNVGNLIINCKVPERYKKYGSSIQEIFGDLPDLRAIYGKDANKFSTGAIGVFSYLNKIAFGVKHFSALNRKFDIKYLDKSDLIPLTQDAVNLMNA, via the coding sequence ATGACTTATTCACCAAGTTTAAGTTCTGGTTTTGAATTTACGAAAAATAGGAGTAATTTTATTTCTCCACAATCAGGAATGTGTTCATTTTGTACAGAAGAATGTTTAGGAACTTGTGACATAGGATTGTCAGCAGTTTTGGGAGCTCAAACTGTGTATCCTACAACAACAGGAACAAATCAAATAGCGTCTGAAAAAGATTATCCATTGGATTATTCGTGCTTTAATATTAATGGTCGTGTTTTTGGAGCAATTGGAGCAAATGAAACTTATGAAGAAGCGACAATTTATAACGTAAAATTAGAAAGAGAATATGGTTCATTAAATAAAGTTAAAATGGCGATACCAATAATTTTACCAGCACTTATAAAGCTAAATTGGAAAGATTATTTTGGTGGTGCAGCTATGGCTGGTGTTACATGTGTAGTAGGAGAAAATGCAAGAAATAAGGATGAAAATTTAGTAATAGAGAATGGAAAAATAAAAGAGTTTCCATTCATAGGACAAGTTTTGGATTCCTTCAATATGTATTATAGAGGATATGGTCAAATAGTAGTACAATGCAATGTAGAAGATGACATGTTAGGCGTACCGGAAATTGCAATTAGTAAATATGGAGCAAAGGCTATAGAATTAAAATTTGGACAATCTGCAAAGGGAACGCAACCAGCAATAAAACTTAAAAATTTGGAAGCTGCTATGAAAGCACATAATAGTGGAGAGATAGTTTATCCAAATCCAGCTGATAAAGATGTTCAAAAATCATATGATGATGGGGTTTGTCCAAACTTTTATTCTTATAGTAGATTACCGTTGTGGAATGAGGATTTTTTACATAAAAGAATAAGAGAATTAAGAGAAATGGGTGCCCAAAACATATATTTTAAAATGGCTGGTTATGATAAAGTAGATATAGAAAGAGTTTTAAGAATTGCATCTAATGAAAGAGTAGATATGATTACTTTTGATGGTGCTGGTGGAGGAAGTGGATACAGTCCGTGTAAAATGATGAACGAATGGTCATTACCGACTGTTTGCTTAGAGGATACAGTTGTAAAAATAATTAAAAAAATGAAAGCAGAAGAAATTGAAATTCCAGCTATCACAATAACAGGCGGATTTTCTAGTGAAGATCAGGTTTTTAAAGCTTTGGCGTATGGTGAAAATAATATTACAAGTATAGGTTTATGTAGAGCATCTATGGCAGCTGCAATGACAAGTAAAAATGTAGGTAATTTGATAATTAATTGTAAGGTACCTGAAAGATATAAAAAATACGGTTCTAGTATACAAGAGATTTTTGGAGATTTACCTGATTTAAGAGCTATATATGGAAAAGATGCAAATAAATTTTCAACAGGTGCTATTGGAGTTTTTTCATATCTTAATAAAATAGCATTTGGTGTAAAACATTTTTCAGCACTTAATAGAAAATTCGATATAAAATATTTAGATAAAAGTGACTTAATTCCGTTAACTCAAGATGCTGTAAACCTAATGAATGCTTAA
- a CDS encoding DUF2812 domain-containing protein: protein MKSYIYIVPFNQYDMCSLVLWLNKKAENGLILNSIGNNFARFSNSEYEKIRYYIEPYIENDEDNIVEDYNNKYSNYGLEYITSSKHFRIYYSKSKNYSIGSFSKNNIEILSDKLVEVIKTIKNTIKVSVILAIIYIILYIGTIGSFINFIQNNYIFCILALLFSSLSLFNSKYDYNSLLNSIEFCSYTALYGNNKIKNVNIKRIIKFTLVLLLNILVLIVSLKDIDMHQHKHIEDLECMQVFTELINIENNENNMYFDTVDVYKKVLSPKYYKIYEYAEYGVIELEIEYYELLFPQLTNILIEDYISTIKYFNVDRKNSAKIFNKKNEVKFDIKENMVYAKLHEYQFLLIYKDNKALYIQYKGHEDLKSHARNILKDI, encoded by the coding sequence TTGAAAAGTTATATTTATATAGTACCGTTTAACCAGTATGATATGTGTTCATTAGTTTTGTGGTTAAATAAAAAAGCGGAAAACGGGTTAATTCTTAATAGTATTGGTAATAACTTTGCAAGGTTTAGTAATTCAGAGTATGAGAAAATAAGGTATTACATCGAACCATATATAGAAAATGATGAAGATAATATAGTAGAGGATTATAATAATAAATATAGTAACTATGGCCTTGAATATATAACCTCATCAAAGCATTTTAGAATATATTACTCAAAATCGAAGAATTATTCTATAGGATCATTTTCAAAAAATAATATTGAAATATTATCGGATAAGTTAGTAGAAGTAATAAAGACAATTAAAAATACAATAAAGGTGTCAGTAATTCTTGCGATTATTTATATAATATTATACATAGGCACAATAGGTTCATTTATAAATTTCATACAAAATAACTATATATTTTGTATTTTAGCCTTATTGTTTTCAAGTTTATCTTTATTTAATAGTAAATATGATTATAATTCATTATTAAATAGTATTGAATTTTGTTCATATACCGCATTATATGGTAACAATAAAATAAAAAATGTAAATATAAAAAGAATAATTAAGTTTACTTTGGTTCTATTGCTAAATATATTAGTATTAATTGTATCATTAAAAGATATTGATATGCATCAACATAAGCATATAGAAGATTTAGAGTGCATGCAAGTGTTTACAGAACTTATTAATATAGAAAATAATGAAAACAATATGTATTTTGATACAGTAGATGTTTACAAAAAAGTATTATCACCTAAGTATTATAAAATATATGAATATGCAGAATATGGTGTAATAGAGCTAGAAATAGAATATTATGAGTTGCTCTTTCCACAACTAACTAATATATTGATAGAAGATTATATTAGCACTATTAAGTATTTTAATGTAGATAGAAAGAATTCAGCAAAAATATTTAATAAAAAAAATGAAGTTAAATTTGATATAAAAGAAAATATGGTATATGCAAAATTACATGAGTACCAGTTTTTACTAATATATAAAGATAATAAGGCTTTATATATACAATACAAGGGACATGAGGATTTAAAGTCACATGCTAGGAATATATTAAAAGATATTTAA
- a CDS encoding glycosyl hydrolase encodes MKKIAIILIIVIIALAIYTNVKNNDFGDINNSNYEEKIKVNNSAWTVYWDTNNIIEEIEIIKNELNDIYLFSTYFDKNDKIVIPQQLLDTYSSVKYEYEDKNFNYYLTFVNDIKYENKSSSLKDTDILYRLLGEDENRQKHINDIISITKKYGFDGIEIDYENIRKDMHLWDVFNKFCKDLYTQAVANNIDVRITLESLTPFEKLTFSEGPTYAIMCYNLFGISSKPGPKANTEFLKNVVEKASTLPGKKEFAIATGGFNWAEGEKTVSLTEKQARKLQIDYNCTAQRDNESQTLYFQYLDDADVLHKVFYADSTTLNYWRSIINKSDTYGISIWRLGGNNFNGIE; translated from the coding sequence ATGAAAAAAATCGCTATTATATTAATAATTGTTATTATAGCTTTAGCAATATATACAAATGTTAAAAATAATGATTTTGGAGATATAAACAATTCAAACTATGAAGAAAAAATAAAAGTTAATAATTCAGCTTGGACAGTATATTGGGATACTAATAATATAATAGAAGAGATTGAAATAATAAAAAATGAGCTTAATGATATTTATCTTTTCAGTACTTATTTTGATAAAAATGATAAAATCGTGATACCCCAACAATTATTAGATACTTATTCTAGTGTTAAATATGAATATGAAGATAAAAATTTCAATTACTATTTAACATTTGTAAATGATATAAAATATGAAAATAAGTCATCCTCACTAAAAGACACCGATATTTTGTATAGATTGCTTGGTGAAGATGAGAATAGGCAAAAACATATTAATGATATAATTTCAATAACGAAAAAATATGGATTCGATGGTATTGAAATTGACTATGAAAATATAAGAAAGGATATGCATCTTTGGGATGTTTTTAACAAATTTTGCAAAGATTTATACACTCAAGCAGTAGCAAATAACATAGATGTTAGAATTACTTTGGAGAGTTTAACTCCTTTTGAAAAGCTAACTTTTTCGGAAGGACCGACATATGCTATTATGTGTTATAATCTATTTGGAATAAGCAGTAAACCTGGTCCAAAAGCAAATACAGAATTTTTAAAAAATGTTGTAGAAAAGGCCTCAACATTGCCTGGTAAAAAGGAATTTGCAATTGCTACTGGAGGATTCAACTGGGCAGAAGGAGAAAAGACAGTTTCTTTGACGGAAAAGCAAGCAAGAAAACTACAAATAGATTATAATTGTACGGCACAAAGAGATAATGAAAGCCAAACATTATATTTTCAGTATTTAGATGATGCAGATGTTTTACATAAGGTTTTCTATGCTGATAGTACTACATTGAACTACTGGAGGAGTATAATAAATAAAAGTGACACTTATGGAATTTCTATTTGGAGATTAGGTGGGAATAACTTTAACGGTATAGAATAA